The nucleotide window CGGCCCTGACCGACCGCATGACGGAGACCCTGCGCGGCGTGGTGGGCACGCAGGGACTCGTCGAATCGCCGCCCATCATGGGGGCCGAGGATTTCTCCTACTTCGCCAACGAGGTGCCGGGCCTGTTCATCGGCCTGGGCGTGACCCCACCGGAGAACCCCGAGATGGGCGCGCCGAACCACTCCCCGTTGTTCTACGCGGACGAGCGCGCGTTGCCGATCGGCATGCGCGCCCTGGCGGGACTGGCGCTCGAATACCTGAGCGCGCGTCCGGCGATGGACTGACCGGTTCCGGAGGGGACGTGGAGCCCGACAGCATCGACGGCTACATCGAGGCCCAGCCCGCCGCGGTGCGCGGGCGCCTGCACGAGCTGCGCGCAACCATCCGCGCAGCCGCGCCGGATGCGTCGGAGAAGATCAGCTACCGCATCCCGACCTTCGAGCATCACGGCTCGTTGGTCCACTTCGCCGCGTTCGCGAACCACGTCGGGTTCTATCCCACACCGAGCGGCATCGAGGCGTTCGCGCACGAGCTCGAGGGATACACGCACGCGAAGGGCTCCGTCCAGTTTCCCCACACCGAGCCGCTGCCGCTCGATCTGGTGCAGCGGATCGTGCGTTTCCGGGTGGCGGAGAACGAGGAGAAGAAGGCGAGGAAGGACGACGCCAGGAAGGCGAAGTAGGGCGAGGCCCGGAGGGGGAAGAGGCCCGCGGGGAAGAAGGACGAGGCCAGGAAGGCGAAGAAGGGCGAAACAGGAAGGCGAGGAAGGACGAGGCCCGGACGGCCAAGAAGGACGAGGCCCGGAAGGCCAGGGAGGACGAGGCCCGGAAGGCCAAGCGGGCCGCGGGGACGAAGGGCCCAGCGGGCGGCACGAAGCGGCCCCGGCGGTAGCGTCCCTCCGCGGTGGCCGGGACTGCGGGTCGGCCGTACCCACGCACCCGCGGCGGAGGCCGCCCGGCGAAGCCCGACCCATCCCGCCATGGCCG belongs to Gemmatimonadota bacterium and includes:
- a CDS encoding DUF1801 domain-containing protein — its product is MEPDSIDGYIEAQPAAVRGRLHELRATIRAAAPDASEKISYRIPTFEHHGSLVHFAAFANHVGFYPTPSGIEAFAHELEGYTHAKGSVQFPHTEPLPLDLVQRIVRFRVAENEEKKARKDDARKAK